Genomic DNA from Haloarcula marina:
GTGGTCAACAGCATCTCCCACGAGGTCATCGCGATGGTCGGCGGCGTCGCCATCCTGCTGGGCATCCAACTCCTGATGTTCGCCGTCCTCTCGGACATGATTGTGACGGTCAACCGCGAGCAGACCCGGCGGTTGGAGGACATCGCCAACCGCGTCGGGACGCGAACGGGCGCGCGAACCGTGCCACCGTCCGACCACGGCGCCGACGAGAGCGGCGAGGACTCGGACGCCGAACCGGCCGTCGCGACGGGCGACCAACAGCGCTAGAAGGGGACGAGCGAGCGGAGTTGCGAGAGGATGCTGTTGGCCGCGGCCTGTCGCTTGCGCTCGAAGACGGGATGGAGAGCGTTCAGTAGTTCCTGTTCGTCGTCGTAGCGCTTGACCGTGGCTTCGCCGAGCGCCTCGTCGAGTGTGACGGTGTGGCCCGTCGCGTCGTACGGAATTTCGACGTGTCCCAACCGCTCGCTGACCGCTTCGGCGTCGGTGGGGTACTCGACGTCCACGTCGGCGAGTCGGGCGTCCAGCGCCGCGATGCCGAACTCGATAACGTCCGGTTCGTCACTGTCGTTCGCTGGTGGCCGTACTCCCATTGCTCATCTATTCGTGGTAGTGGGTGGAAAAGCCTGTGTTCTCGTCGGGTCAGTTCTCACACGAGGCGAGCCACTCGTTGGCCCACCCCTCGATTTCGGTGAAGACGGGACACAGCGACTCGCCTTTCGGCGTGAGGCGGTAGTACGTCGCGACGGGCGCGTCCTCTTCGAGGCGGCGCTCGACGAAGTCCATCTCCTGTAAGTCGTCCAGCACGCGCGACAGCGTCCGGGAACTCGCGTCCGTCGCCCGCTTCAGTTCGTTGAATCGCCGCTCACCGGTTTGCAGTTCGTTGAGGACGATGAGCCGCCACTTCGAGCCGATTTGTTCGAGCGACTCGATGAGCGCGCACGGGCCGTTTTCCTCGGGTTCGGCCGAATCTGAGAAGACTTCTGATGACATGCGTGTTACCTGGTCACCTCTATGTCCGGGAAGCGATATATAGGTTCGCATCCGAACCAAGTAACGTAATGAAACCGCATTT
This window encodes:
- a CDS encoding winged helix-turn-helix transcriptional regulator translates to MSSEVFSDSAEPEENGPCALIESLEQIGSKWRLIVLNELQTGERRFNELKRATDASSRTLSRVLDDLQEMDFVERRLEEDAPVATYYRLTPKGESLCPVFTEIEGWANEWLASCEN